One window of the Camelus ferus isolate YT-003-E chromosome 12, BCGSAC_Cfer_1.0, whole genome shotgun sequence genome contains the following:
- the SERHL2 gene encoding serine hydrolase-like protein 2 isoform X4 has translation MWPRRIPGAPSQFSELKLAVPWGHIAAKAWGSQQGPPVLCLHGWLDNANSFDRLIPLLSKDFHYVAMDFGGHGLSSHYSPGLPYYHQNFVSEVRRVAAALKWSRFSLIGHSFGGLVGGMFSCVFPEMVDKLILLDATPFFLDTNEIENLLTYKRRNTEHTLQVEASKKPSKVVSQEAMLQGFLKNNSHVGEECGALLLQRGTTQVATGLVLNRDRRIAKIEHCLDFVSKELFEHYIRKLQARVLLIKATQGYHDVRRENDANTEPMLFKIGMLRAVLKERFQFVEVTGNHYVHMNQPQLVASVINSFLQSKERIPAQL, from the exons ATGTGGCCTCGCAGGATTCCGGGAGCCCCAA GTCAGTTCTCAGAGCTGAAGCTAGCTGTGCCTTGGGGCCATATCGCCGCCAAAGCCTGGGGCTCCCAGCAGGGCCCCCCAGTTCTCTGCCTGCACGGCTGGCTGGACAATGCCAACTCCTTTGACAGACTCATCCCTCTTCTTTCGAAAG ACTTTCATTATGTTGCCATGGATTTCGGGGGTCATGGGCTCTCGTCCCATTACAGCCCAGGTCTCCCGTATTACCACCAAAACTTTGTGAGTGAGGTCCGAAGGGTTGCAGCAG CCCTGAAATGGAGCCGTTTTTCCCTCATCGGCCACAGTTTTG GTGGCCTTGTGGGTGGAATG TTTTcctgtgtcttccccgagatggTGGATAAACTTATCTTGCTGGACGCCACACCATTTTTTCTGGACACTAAT GAAATAGAGAACTTGCTGACCTACAAGCGGAGAAACACAGAGCACACGCTGCAGGTGGAGGCCTCCAAGAAGCCCTCGAAAGTGGTCAGCCAGGAGGCGATGCTGCAGGG GTTCCTGAAGAATAACAGTCACGTGGGAGAGGAGTGCGGGGCTCTCCTCCTGCAGAGAGGGACCACGCAGGTGGCCACAG GTCTGGTGCTGAACAGAGACCGGAGGATCGCCAAG ATAGAGCATTGCTTAGATTTCGTCAGCAAGGAGCTGTTTGAGCACTACATCAGGAAGCTGCAGGCCCGCGTCCTGCTCATCAA GGCAACCCAAGGATATCATGATGTGAGGAGAGAGAATGATGCCAACACAGAACCCATGCTGTTCAAGATCGGTATGCTGAGAGCTGTCCTGAAAGAG cggTTCCAGTTTGTGGAAGTCACAGGCAATCACTACGTCCACATGAACCAACCCCAGCTCGTGGCCAGTGTCATCAACTCCTTCTTACAGAGCAAGGAGAGGATCCCAGCTCAGCTGTAG
- the SERHL2 gene encoding serine hydrolase-like protein 2 isoform X1: MPSLTGRLEGAVSRNLLHVASQDSGSPKLEKQAPGVWGHAGQFSELKLAVPWGHIAAKAWGSQQGPPVLCLHGWLDNANSFDRLIPLLSKDFHYVAMDFGGHGLSSHYSPGLPYYHQNFVSEVRRVAAALKWSRFSLIGHSFGGLVGGMFSCVFPEMVDKLILLDATPFFLDTNEIENLLTYKRRNTEHTLQVEASKKPSKVVSQEAMLQGFLKNNSHVGEECGALLLQRGTTQVATGLVLNRDRRIAKIEHCLDFVSKELFEHYIRKLQARVLLIKATQGYHDVRRENDANTEPMLFKIGMLRAVLKERFQFVEVTGNHYVHMNQPQLVASVINSFLQSKERIPAQL; this comes from the exons ATGCCGAGCCTCACTGGCCGGCTGGAGGGTGCGGTCTCCAGGAACCTGCTGCATGTGGCCTCGCAGGATTCCGGGAGCCCCAAGTTAGAGAAGCAAGCTCCGGGAGTTTGGGGGCACGCAG GTCAGTTCTCAGAGCTGAAGCTAGCTGTGCCTTGGGGCCATATCGCCGCCAAAGCCTGGGGCTCCCAGCAGGGCCCCCCAGTTCTCTGCCTGCACGGCTGGCTGGACAATGCCAACTCCTTTGACAGACTCATCCCTCTTCTTTCGAAAG ACTTTCATTATGTTGCCATGGATTTCGGGGGTCATGGGCTCTCGTCCCATTACAGCCCAGGTCTCCCGTATTACCACCAAAACTTTGTGAGTGAGGTCCGAAGGGTTGCAGCAG CCCTGAAATGGAGCCGTTTTTCCCTCATCGGCCACAGTTTTG GTGGCCTTGTGGGTGGAATG TTTTcctgtgtcttccccgagatggTGGATAAACTTATCTTGCTGGACGCCACACCATTTTTTCTGGACACTAAT GAAATAGAGAACTTGCTGACCTACAAGCGGAGAAACACAGAGCACACGCTGCAGGTGGAGGCCTCCAAGAAGCCCTCGAAAGTGGTCAGCCAGGAGGCGATGCTGCAGGG GTTCCTGAAGAATAACAGTCACGTGGGAGAGGAGTGCGGGGCTCTCCTCCTGCAGAGAGGGACCACGCAGGTGGCCACAG GTCTGGTGCTGAACAGAGACCGGAGGATCGCCAAG ATAGAGCATTGCTTAGATTTCGTCAGCAAGGAGCTGTTTGAGCACTACATCAGGAAGCTGCAGGCCCGCGTCCTGCTCATCAA GGCAACCCAAGGATATCATGATGTGAGGAGAGAGAATGATGCCAACACAGAACCCATGCTGTTCAAGATCGGTATGCTGAGAGCTGTCCTGAAAGAG cggTTCCAGTTTGTGGAAGTCACAGGCAATCACTACGTCCACATGAACCAACCCCAGCTCGTGGCCAGTGTCATCAACTCCTTCTTACAGAGCAAGGAGAGGATCCCAGCTCAGCTGTAG
- the RRP7A gene encoding ribosomal RNA-processing protein 7 homolog A yields the protein MVARRRKRAAGTSETEILSPPGYSAIPIKFSEKQQSSHYLYIRQHRVREDTKSSWPQKRTLFVLNVPPYCTEECLSRLLSPCGPVQSVELQEKPDLAESPKEPKSRFFYPKPVPGFQVAYVVFQKPGGVSAALALKGPLLVSTESHPVKSGIHKWIRDYADSVPDPEALRVEVDTFMETYDKKIAEEEAKAKEEEGVPDEEGWVKVTRRGRRPVLPRTEAASLRVLEKERRKRARKELLNFYAWQHRETKMEHLAQLRKKFEEDKQRIELMRAQRKFRPY from the exons ATGGTGGCGCGCAGGAGGAAGCGTGCGGCTGGGACCTCTGAGACGGAGATTCTGAGCCCGCCGGGCTACTCAG CCATTCCAATCAAGTTCTCTGAAAAGCAGCAGTCTTCTCATTACCTCTACATAAGACAGCACAGAGTTCGAGAAGATACTAAGTCTTCCTGGCCTCAGAAGCGGACCCTTTTTGTCCTCAATGTGCCTCCATACTGCACAGAG GAGTGCCTGTCCCGCCTCCTCTCCCCCTGCGGCCCTGTGCAGTCTGTGGAGTTACAGGAGAAGCCGGACCTTGCTGAGAGCCCAAAGGAGCCAAAGTCAAGGTTTTTTTACCCCAAGCCAGTTCCG GGGTTCCAGGTGGCCTATGTGGTGTTCCAGAAGCCAGGTGGGGTGTCAGCTGCCCTGGCACTGAAGGGCCCTTTGCTGGTCTCGACAGAGAGTCACCCTGTGAAGAGTGGCATTCACA aGTGGATCAGAGACTACGCAGACTCGGTGCCGGACCCCGAGGCCCTGAGGGTGGAAGTGGACACGTTCATGGAGACGTACGACAAGAAGATAGCCGAG GAGGAAGCTAAGgccaaggaagaggaaggggtcCCCGATGAGGAGGGCTGGGTGAAGGTGACCCGCCGCGGCCGGCGGCCTGTGCTCCCGCGGACCGAGGCGGCCAGCCTGCGGGTGCTGGAGAAGGAGAGGCGGAAGCGGGCTCGCAAGGAACTGCTCAACTTCTACGCCTGGCAGCACCGCGAGACCAAGATGGAGC atcTAGCGCAGCTGCGCAAGAAGTTTGAGGAGGACAAGCAGAGGATCGAGCTGATGCGGGCCCAGCGCAAATTCCGACCCTACTGA
- the SERHL2 gene encoding serine hydrolase-like protein 2 isoform X3, producing MPSLTGRLEGAVSRNLLHVASQDSGSPKLEKQAPGVWGHAGQFSELKLAVPWGHIAAKAWGSQQGPPVLCLHGWLDNANSFDRLIPLLSKDFHYVAMDFGGHGLSSHYSPGLPYYHQNFVSEVRRVAAALKWSRFSLIGHSFGGLVGGMEIENLLTYKRRNTEHTLQVEASKKPSKVVSQEAMLQGFLKNNSHVGEECGALLLQRGTTQVATGLVLNRDRRIAKIEHCLDFVSKELFEHYIRKLQARVLLIKATQGYHDVRRENDANTEPMLFKIGMLRAVLKERFQFVEVTGNHYVHMNQPQLVASVINSFLQSKERIPAQL from the exons ATGCCGAGCCTCACTGGCCGGCTGGAGGGTGCGGTCTCCAGGAACCTGCTGCATGTGGCCTCGCAGGATTCCGGGAGCCCCAAGTTAGAGAAGCAAGCTCCGGGAGTTTGGGGGCACGCAG GTCAGTTCTCAGAGCTGAAGCTAGCTGTGCCTTGGGGCCATATCGCCGCCAAAGCCTGGGGCTCCCAGCAGGGCCCCCCAGTTCTCTGCCTGCACGGCTGGCTGGACAATGCCAACTCCTTTGACAGACTCATCCCTCTTCTTTCGAAAG ACTTTCATTATGTTGCCATGGATTTCGGGGGTCATGGGCTCTCGTCCCATTACAGCCCAGGTCTCCCGTATTACCACCAAAACTTTGTGAGTGAGGTCCGAAGGGTTGCAGCAG CCCTGAAATGGAGCCGTTTTTCCCTCATCGGCCACAGTTTTG GTGGCCTTGTGGGTGGAATG GAAATAGAGAACTTGCTGACCTACAAGCGGAGAAACACAGAGCACACGCTGCAGGTGGAGGCCTCCAAGAAGCCCTCGAAAGTGGTCAGCCAGGAGGCGATGCTGCAGGG GTTCCTGAAGAATAACAGTCACGTGGGAGAGGAGTGCGGGGCTCTCCTCCTGCAGAGAGGGACCACGCAGGTGGCCACAG GTCTGGTGCTGAACAGAGACCGGAGGATCGCCAAG ATAGAGCATTGCTTAGATTTCGTCAGCAAGGAGCTGTTTGAGCACTACATCAGGAAGCTGCAGGCCCGCGTCCTGCTCATCAA GGCAACCCAAGGATATCATGATGTGAGGAGAGAGAATGATGCCAACACAGAACCCATGCTGTTCAAGATCGGTATGCTGAGAGCTGTCCTGAAAGAG cggTTCCAGTTTGTGGAAGTCACAGGCAATCACTACGTCCACATGAACCAACCCCAGCTCGTGGCCAGTGTCATCAACTCCTTCTTACAGAGCAAGGAGAGGATCCCAGCTCAGCTGTAG
- the SERHL2 gene encoding serine hydrolase-like protein 2 isoform X5 gives MGQFSELKLAVPWGHIAAKAWGSQQGPPVLCLHGWLDNANSFDRLIPLLSKDFHYVAMDFGGHGLSSHYSPGLPYYHQNFVSEVRRVAAALKWSRFSLIGHSFGGLVGGMFSCVFPEMVDKLILLDATPFFLDTNEIENLLTYKRRNTEHTLQVEASKKPSKVVSQEAMLQGFLKNNSHVGEECGALLLQRGTTQVATGLVLNRDRRIAKIEHCLDFVSKELFEHYIRKLQARVLLIKATQGYHDVRRENDANTEPMLFKIGMLRAVLKERFQFVEVTGNHYVHMNQPQLVASVINSFLQSKERIPAQL, from the exons ATGG GTCAGTTCTCAGAGCTGAAGCTAGCTGTGCCTTGGGGCCATATCGCCGCCAAAGCCTGGGGCTCCCAGCAGGGCCCCCCAGTTCTCTGCCTGCACGGCTGGCTGGACAATGCCAACTCCTTTGACAGACTCATCCCTCTTCTTTCGAAAG ACTTTCATTATGTTGCCATGGATTTCGGGGGTCATGGGCTCTCGTCCCATTACAGCCCAGGTCTCCCGTATTACCACCAAAACTTTGTGAGTGAGGTCCGAAGGGTTGCAGCAG CCCTGAAATGGAGCCGTTTTTCCCTCATCGGCCACAGTTTTG GTGGCCTTGTGGGTGGAATG TTTTcctgtgtcttccccgagatggTGGATAAACTTATCTTGCTGGACGCCACACCATTTTTTCTGGACACTAAT GAAATAGAGAACTTGCTGACCTACAAGCGGAGAAACACAGAGCACACGCTGCAGGTGGAGGCCTCCAAGAAGCCCTCGAAAGTGGTCAGCCAGGAGGCGATGCTGCAGGG GTTCCTGAAGAATAACAGTCACGTGGGAGAGGAGTGCGGGGCTCTCCTCCTGCAGAGAGGGACCACGCAGGTGGCCACAG GTCTGGTGCTGAACAGAGACCGGAGGATCGCCAAG ATAGAGCATTGCTTAGATTTCGTCAGCAAGGAGCTGTTTGAGCACTACATCAGGAAGCTGCAGGCCCGCGTCCTGCTCATCAA GGCAACCCAAGGATATCATGATGTGAGGAGAGAGAATGATGCCAACACAGAACCCATGCTGTTCAAGATCGGTATGCTGAGAGCTGTCCTGAAAGAG cggTTCCAGTTTGTGGAAGTCACAGGCAATCACTACGTCCACATGAACCAACCCCAGCTCGTGGCCAGTGTCATCAACTCCTTCTTACAGAGCAAGGAGAGGATCCCAGCTCAGCTGTAG
- the SERHL2 gene encoding serine hydrolase-like protein 2 isoform X2, whose protein sequence is MPSLTGRLEGAVSRNLLHVASQDSGSPKLEKQAPGVWGHAGQFSELKLAVPWGHIAAKAWGSQQGPPVLCLHGWLDNANSFDRLIPLLSKDFHYVAMDFGGHGLSSHYSPGLPYYHQNFVSEVRRVAAALKWSRFSLIGHSFGGLVGGMMVDKLILLDATPFFLDTNEIENLLTYKRRNTEHTLQVEASKKPSKVVSQEAMLQGFLKNNSHVGEECGALLLQRGTTQVATGLVLNRDRRIAKIEHCLDFVSKELFEHYIRKLQARVLLIKATQGYHDVRRENDANTEPMLFKIGMLRAVLKERFQFVEVTGNHYVHMNQPQLVASVINSFLQSKERIPAQL, encoded by the exons ATGCCGAGCCTCACTGGCCGGCTGGAGGGTGCGGTCTCCAGGAACCTGCTGCATGTGGCCTCGCAGGATTCCGGGAGCCCCAAGTTAGAGAAGCAAGCTCCGGGAGTTTGGGGGCACGCAG GTCAGTTCTCAGAGCTGAAGCTAGCTGTGCCTTGGGGCCATATCGCCGCCAAAGCCTGGGGCTCCCAGCAGGGCCCCCCAGTTCTCTGCCTGCACGGCTGGCTGGACAATGCCAACTCCTTTGACAGACTCATCCCTCTTCTTTCGAAAG ACTTTCATTATGTTGCCATGGATTTCGGGGGTCATGGGCTCTCGTCCCATTACAGCCCAGGTCTCCCGTATTACCACCAAAACTTTGTGAGTGAGGTCCGAAGGGTTGCAGCAG CCCTGAAATGGAGCCGTTTTTCCCTCATCGGCCACAGTTTTG GTGGCCTTGTGGGTGGAATG atggTGGATAAACTTATCTTGCTGGACGCCACACCATTTTTTCTGGACACTAAT GAAATAGAGAACTTGCTGACCTACAAGCGGAGAAACACAGAGCACACGCTGCAGGTGGAGGCCTCCAAGAAGCCCTCGAAAGTGGTCAGCCAGGAGGCGATGCTGCAGGG GTTCCTGAAGAATAACAGTCACGTGGGAGAGGAGTGCGGGGCTCTCCTCCTGCAGAGAGGGACCACGCAGGTGGCCACAG GTCTGGTGCTGAACAGAGACCGGAGGATCGCCAAG ATAGAGCATTGCTTAGATTTCGTCAGCAAGGAGCTGTTTGAGCACTACATCAGGAAGCTGCAGGCCCGCGTCCTGCTCATCAA GGCAACCCAAGGATATCATGATGTGAGGAGAGAGAATGATGCCAACACAGAACCCATGCTGTTCAAGATCGGTATGCTGAGAGCTGTCCTGAAAGAG cggTTCCAGTTTGTGGAAGTCACAGGCAATCACTACGTCCACATGAACCAACCCCAGCTCGTGGCCAGTGTCATCAACTCCTTCTTACAGAGCAAGGAGAGGATCCCAGCTCAGCTGTAG